CCTCCATTAGAGAGTCGAGCACAGCCACTACTCCAGAATCCAAGGACGCTGTTAGGGCCTCTGCAAAGGTAAGCCGAAAATGCAGCATTTGCAAAGAGATTGGACACATTCGTCGTTGGTGCCCTGTACAGTTGTCAATTCTAGATGATGATAATATTAGCAATGATGAAAACAATCAATAGACATGAACTCATTCAGGTATGATATAATGTTATCACATATGTTATCAATAGTTGTTAGATCgtttgtgcaaaaaaaaaaaacatgttttttactCTCAAAGTGTTAATGGAATTTTTACTGACCATATATCCTCTGTGTTTCAGCAATGCTCAAAAATCACTGGCACGATACAAAAGAATGACAACATTAATCAAATCtctttttgtcgggggttcagaaatgaatattattttttacattaatctTTGAATTGggatttattcatatttgtaATCTTTCAGTTTCCTTCACCTAAACTCATAATTAATGATTGATAACTTGTGTTGTAGTATGTTGTTGAGCAGAGAACTGAGTATATAATGCAGTTTCAATGGCCCAGAAACAAGGGAGactttgttaaaattttttgaaatatgaattactaacaacattggaccAAGATGATACAATGATAATACTCAAAAATTAtagtataatttcttaacaatcattattatttgagactgcTAGTAGGAAACTTCAAAacaaattcaattgcaaaaaaaaaaataaaaaaattgggctttgtgggccacaaaaccggCCATTGGGTTTTggggcccacaaagcccgaaaatgaaattttttaatttttcttcaaattagtgtgtttcattagcactaaaatgatgtttttttatgtttattggaTAAGctcgaatgtatatatcacaacaacgtcattatttttcactttgtgtgagaatgtccatccaccatcaacacatgatcaattgttttcTAGCTACTAATAATATTAGACAAAgtaagataataacgctatgataataaatttgataaaaaattagagtgtaatttattaacaatcattattatttgagactactagtgggaaacttcaaaaaaaaattcaattgtaaaaaaaaaaaaaaatcgggctttgtggacCACAAAACCCAGCCATGGGGCCTTGTAGGCCACAAAACTCggccatcgggccttgtgggccacaaagttcgaaaatgaaattttttaatttttcttgatttttcttcaaattagtgtgttccattagcactaaaatgatgcatttttatgtttcttgggtAAGctcgaatgtatatatcacaacaacgtcattatttttcactttgtgtgaggatgtccatccaccatcaacacaaccaacacatgatcaattgttttctaactactaataatattggacaaagaaaattaataacgctatgataataaacttgctaaaaatttagagtgtaatttcttaacaatcattattatttgagactactagtgggaaacttaaaaaaaaatcaattgcaaaaaaaaaaaaaatcaggctttgtgggccacaaaacctgatggtcgggttttgtggcccacaaaacccggtcATCGGGCCTTGTGGGTCACAAAACctggccatcgggctttgtggcccataAAACCCGAAaacgaatttttttaatttttcttcaaattagtgtattccattagcactaaaatgatgtctttttatgtttcttggataagcccgaatgtatatatcacaacaacgtcattatttttcattttgtgtgaggatgttcatctaccatcaacacaaccaacacatgatcaattgttttctaactactaataatattggacaaagcaagataataaccctatgataataaacttgctcaaaaattagagtgcaattttttaataatcattattatttgagactactagtgggaaacttaaaaaaaaaaaatcaattgcaaaaaaaaaaaaaatcgggctttgtgggccacaaaacccggccatcggtttttgtgggccacaaaaccccaccatcgggctttgtggcccacaaagcccaaaaatgaaattttttaatttttcttaatttttttttaaattagtgtgttccattagcactaaaatgatgtctttttatgtttcttggATAAGCCCGAATGTATATAACgtcatcattatttttcacttttgtGAGGAACaacttcaaaaaattcatttgtcatttccaagtttttcatttttttcctctcAATCTATGGGTTCCACTAATACTAAAATGATCTCTTGTTACGTTGTTCGGGTTAGTTGAAGGTAGAATGCACAACAAATACATGATgaattgttctaactactaacattGGACCAACATGAtgtaatgatcttcaaattaccccacaagtgtaatttaaaaatttcgacAGAGTCTCCCTTGTTTCTTGGACATTGAACCTGCATTAGAGACTCAGTTTCTATGTCCAACAACATACTACCATGATAATATTTACCATCACAgcattagagactcagtctctcTTCCCAACAACATACTGCCACCGCAACCACTTATCCCTTACCCTCAATAACACTGCAAACCACATTTCATCAAGTGAGTAATACACAATTTGCTATTTGCTAtacctatacaaaaatatacaacatttgaactagatgaaaataaaaacacaaaacaaagaaTCTTCTAATCTATTGATATATAAGTATACTACCGTgctatgtctatacaaaaatattccaaTCTGTCTCCAGAGGGTACGGACATCCACAGTCGGGTGCATCTGCCAGTGATCTTCATTATGCCTCAATATGTCCTCAACGTATTTGATAACGTAGCACCCGCAGCTGGCCCTGTATTAGACATAACACACATTGGAAGCataaccatattttcatgaaaattgactctgtaatataatttaaattaatttacccatCTGGTTGTTGAGGCAACTTCTGAGGATCAGTATTCTCCACTTCCCAATCTCTGTCTAGTGTCGCAGTTGCAGTTACATGTTCATAATATGCAGCTTTCTTTAGTAGAATGGGTAACAAGCTCACAAGTGGTTGAATAGATTCAGCCCTGCTCCTACGATTTTCTTCATTCATGGCATTGGAATCATATATGACAACTCTCCTATCTTTTAAGCAAATCTTTAAGAGAAACCAGTGAGAATTCGCTACATTACAAGGGAGTAAcacctgtattttattttaatacgtCAGTCGtacgaaaataaataaataaatcattaaatggaATGAATTAAGACTTACATAATCGACCGTCCACCAAGGGAGACTCCCGTTAGTGTGCCCGTCGATGAAACCGGTCCACTCTTCCAGGACAGATACGATAGAAGACGCAAAAACCCTCATGTTGCCCTCGTACTCCTGTTCCCAAAATCTTACTATAgatgcctaaaaaataaaataaaataaaaatattggtcaTAGACTAAATtaagatgcaaaaaaaaaaaaagagtagtccaaactcacaaaaaatGAGGTTGACATGATAGCGTAGTTTGTGTCATATTGACACCGAAACTATATACGTCTCAAGCAACACATGTAACTATCGATATGGTAACCCTCCAACCATTTGACctctgtaatacccagtattaaatattaagagaagttttggaagttatgggattaaaatggaatttacaatagtttcgggTTTAAGTGCAATATGCAAAACATAAACAGAAGGCGAGGGACTGCGTCAAGTAGGTCAACAAAGGTCAAAATGGTTCAAATAAGCAATACTCGACACAATCAAGagattttcaaaggtttgaagtcaaaagtaCACAAATAAGGGCGtacgggcaaaagtgcagattttgcaaaGTATCAGAGGAAGGTCGAATCGacgaattttttagaaattccaaagggaaatggaaaatatagaacttgagggtcGTTGTGGAAGTGTTGGATAGTTCAAGGGTGTTTAAGGttaggagaaaatgcaattaaaaattaactagggGCTAAACTGTAAATTCTCAAAAATGCCATGGTGTGAACGCGACCGCTGCACATGGGTCACCAGCCAGCCGCCTCTAGACGTTGGGAAGCTCGCCTAAGGGTGCTAGGATGATcttcaggtgatgatgaagcttcagggggtggccattggccgagcaCGGCGGCGATATGACCGGTTTTAATGGCGTAAGATTTTTCCGTTTTGGCCGAATCGATTGGTGGTGGAAATTTGGGTCGAGGTGGAGTATAAAATGGGTTCTTGGCCGAGAGGGTTAACGCACAAGTCGATCAAATTCTTCCCGTTTTGGCAAGAATCGAGCAAGGAgattagagggcttttgttctacAAGTTGCaaggatcatttctgaaaattttcgaGGAGTTTCGTGTACGTTTGGTGGAGTTTCAGTGGCTTGGCCGGAAAAGCGAGGGCCGCCAGACCGCGACCTGCAACCGCCATTTAAGGTATTTTTCGGTGATCGTTTCGGGCATTTGAGGGtaccattgaggtcgcctcaTCGAGATCTTCAAGGCCCCATAGTTGTTTTGGCCAAATGAGTCACCAGAGCCGGAGAAGAAggtcggagaagacgactgtGCGGTGGCGCGTGGCTCCCACTCGCAGGGCTTcggggtggcgcgtgaggtagggtttttatgtgtttttaatttcagaatttaggtaaaattattttaagaattatcatggaaaaatattttgtaaaagttgatgttaggtatttttagtgaatttccgaaagtagaaatgtttgaaaaataaataaaaatagagaaaattgtggaaaaatagaaatgttgattccaaaggtcttaaatgaTGAAATAGGAGTCAATTGGGCCGTTGGAAGAAGGATTACACAATTTTCGAGGTGTGGCACATTTTTCGAGGTGAAATCTGGACTTTTCCGATTCGATGTGAGTGGTCTGATTctatctttaccttatcttgaaaatatgttggaaggtgtgtagtgggttcaggtgggtggtgttaccctcccgaacttaggttacacaCAATTGGGACCAattctagtgagcggttttaccctccggaacttgggttgttctgcaaaggcgttttacttatgtatttgtggcatcatttgcatattgaacatgtgatatattgcatcaaatttttttacttataaaatagtcggtgcatggcgtgtgattttcatatcatcggggtattgatattcgtgtTGGTGTTgtgtccgtatgggacgggatgggatctacttgagattgggacaatgttaaaccaggtgaacgggtgtcacactggggcactcgagggaataatgttaaaccaggtgaacgggtgtcacgacggtgcacccgagggattaacgttaaaccaggtgaacgggtgtcaccgtggggcattcgagggattaagtatgtcagggatatctctcaagttagacgtgtcttgcatgttgtcgttcagtatgccatgctcgtgtatctttcatgcattgtataaactgttttatgccttcacttagatggtttatcatctaacatgggttatgcccctggaacattcaacgttccagtcagggacagctgcgaggtcgaggacacggTCGGTGAGCCAGTGGTGTTTATCTGACAGTTGTTGTACTATTTTGGGAGCACTGATATTTACTATGTTATATGTATGAGCAATCGCTCGACGGTGTTGTAATTGTTAGTAACggtgttatatatataccagTGTAGAAACATCTTATGTGTAACACATGGTAGGCCACGTCATTCTGATGCTTAAGTTTTTCGCTGTGTTTATATCGTCTCATTCAATTATGATTATGTTATTGTTAATTAAACGAGcaagactggaactctcggggtttatatctgcatgtgaagattgttcttaaaTCACTGCGGGTGCCGGTTGTAGTTTtgcgacgagtgtttcatctgcatgtgaagattgtgctcacggCGTCGCAAGAAAcggacttggaaaaaaaaaaaaaccccagaaatttccttatagtgacacgcctgtataggacggggtgttacaacctCATTCTCTATGTTTCGAAAGTCATCCGATGTTAGGTTGAGAATGAAACCTGTGTGAAGACTacaacaaccaagaaaaataagagtaagaatatattgttgtggcaaatagaaaaaatgtaaatattacTACTTACCTAATATTTTCGTTGGAACCTATGAACTCAATATAGCCCTCAGGGGGCACTGTCTCCATGTCCGGCGGCATTGGGTCTAGTACCGGCGGCGTCGGGTCCACGTCCAACCCCTCTAAAGTAGtatccttctttctccttttatattttgttagatCGGTGAAGGGTGGCCGACGAAACTACAATGGCAATCTATCTCGCATAGGTCGTCTGTCGACCCTAACCACTTCCTCCTCCTGTGGCTAAACAAAACCTAACTGttacaaaatagtattttagaatgaagtaaaacgtataaaagtaaatttggaaCTTACTCTAGATGTAGATGCCTGCTCCTCATCGTGATGATCAGGATCTACCTGATCACCACCCTAGGACTGCTCATGAGCATGATCGCTGTGATCTGAGAAAATATGCGAGATGCATAGATGAGCACACAGTATTGCCTGCCTTCTCTCTAGTGCTGCTTGCCCCATCTCTGGTGATTCTTGCGCCCTCTCTAGTCTCAACAACTATGTCCTCACCTGACTCATTTCCCCATCTATTCTTCGCAACATATCTAGAGTTTGTTTCAGCATCTCGGTGATCTACAAAaggcaaacaaaaaatatataaacaattataaaaaatataaattaaaatcattattataataaaaatcatacccctaTCTCGTATTGTCCGTGGTGCGAATTATCAGGGAATCTTGCCTACTCCTTATCCTTCTCCCCCTTTCcctcctataaaaaatatataaacaattacaaaaaatataaattaaaactattattataataaaaatcatacccctgCCTCGTATTGTCCGTGGTGTTAACTATCAGGGAATCTTGCCTCCTCCTTatctttttcctcattttcctcctataaaaaatatataaacaattaaaaaatatataaattaaaactattattataataaaaatcatacccctacCTCGTATTGTCCGTGGTGCGAATTATCAGGGAATCTTGCCTCATTCTCATCCCCGCCATTATTTTCCTCCTATTCACCCCCTCCGCCCCCAAATTTATAGACGTCGACCCCAACCGAGTGCTAAGGGTTAAAAGACCTCCAAAAATTCGTTTCCCACTCATCATCAGTGGGCTCAAGAGTCAGATTCGATCCTCATGCCtataaaattgtattatttagatagatatgatttaaaaataaacgaAATTTAGAGATAAGTTGCAAACTTACTTCTTAAGATAATCgtcgtaattttttatctatggCCTTTTTCTAGATAGCCATTTTCTGCATCTTGGAATGTCTGCGTCGGACAGTCTGACGGCCCATTTATTCTGAATCCATGGGAACAtttcgatcaaccaccactgtagagagccaaaaaaaaatgaaaataaaaattaaaaaataaaacaaacatttagttactatagataaatcatatacaataagaAGAGAGTACCTTAAACTCCCATACAAAACCATAAAGGTTGATTTTCTTCCCACCTTTACtagtcaattttctttctttcctggCCAACCGGATGTAATGTTGACTCTTACTGTAGACATACGTACCCCAAGGGAACGTCTTAAATGCGTGTAAATCCTCGGCCATAGTCCACAAGAAATCATCCACATGCCCGCGCTCATCTTGGCCCAACAAAAACATGTCGACCACAGTAATGTAAATCAGTTTCAGGGCATCCTCTGAAACCATGTCCTCTCTGGTACTAATAAGTAATTCAATGTCGTCTCCAGTCACCCATTTCTTATGTTGTGAAAATAGTCGAGCATGTAAACTCTCCGGCTCAATAGGTTTCAATTCAAGGCTTTCCCTATCAATAGCCCCAAATCGGAGTCCACTAATAAGTATGAACTCTTGCATCCCATACCTGTATGGTGTGCCGCTAATCTCGAACCACATCTCATCATGGCGGACACCCAGAAATGTCACCTCCCTAAGTAGAACATGATATATCAATTGTGGTGCAGTCAAATGGAGGGACAAAGACATCTTCAAGAAATGTCCTAATGGGCCCTGTAGAAATCTATCCAATAACTTGTATTGGTCTAGAGCACGACGCATCGCCTCAAGGTGTTTGATCCTATAATGAATAGTAACTCGCATTGCGGGTGGTAATATTCGGTGAAcatgaacataagtaaattttatagttTGTTGTTCAGCCatctataagaaaaaaaatacaaaaacaacaattgtcTTAGCCAGTAACCATGTAAAAGCacaagtaaaagaagaagaagcccaaTTGTCGCAGCCCGATCatcgcaacccaaacctgatTGGGCTTCGTTGGGCAGCGATAATCGGGTTGCGTCACCCCAACGGTCGGGGGAGCTCGATTGGGCATCAGGGCTTGGTCGCTACCCATCGGGCTTCGTTGTAGGAAGCCTCGAGCTTCGTCTGCAAATAGCCTGACGAtgcagagatgaagcttcgtCTCTACATTGAAGGGCTAGGGCTTCATTGCAGAACGAAGCCCTTGCCACAAAGCTAATGGGGCTTCGTTGAGAGACGAAGCCCTATCGACTTCCTTGGGGCTTCGTTGCCTTTGCCACGAAGCTGATGGGGCTTCGTTGAGAGACAAAGCCCTATCGACTTCCTTGGGGCTTCTTCCCCCAGGGGGCTTCGTCACGAACGAAGCCCAACTGTGGGGCTTCATTTGCAACGAAGCCTGGTCGGTCTCCATGGTCGCCAACGACGAAGCTTCGTCGGCGACCATTTCTAGCATCTTATTGTTCATTAAAATCAAGCAAAAAACTCTAACCTTGTTCAGCCAAGATGAGATGATCGTCGGTGGTAATAGTGGTGTGTTATGGAGGCTGCAGCAAGTGGCTATCACGGCGACGGGGGCAAGTGGCTATCACAACGGTGACAAGTGGTTGTTGTAGTGAGAGAGATGATGTGGATGAGTGAAATGGGTAATGAGGGggtaagggtattttagtatttgactATTGTTGtggttatttttatttctttttgattttttaaataaaataatggcCAAATCTGACAAAGTGGCTATATCATATAATTAGTTTGTTTAAAAgtacaaaaatgtttttttttaaaaaggggttaaaaacaaattttatatttgaataatgGTTACTTTTTGCCATTTCCACAATAAAATAAACTCAACTTGAAAACGCTTGATAAAACTTTCTATTGTTTCGTTGGATTGAAGTGATATTAACctctcttttaaaatttttatctatatatatatttatataataagggaggatggtttttgaaattgagagacAAATGTGAAGGGGACAtttttggatggttgagatgagTTTTGATTTTCCATTAATGGTTGAGATGGGTTTTGAAAATCTATGATTCCCCCCTAAAACCATCTCatcctcacacacacacacactgtcTCTTCTGTCCTTCTTTCCccctccccttctctctctctctctcaaagtgTCAAACCCACCGTTGTGTCAAACCCATCGCTAGAAGCTCTGCCTCTATCCATccctctctccttctctctctttctctatctccccCGCTCCTGCGGCCTCTTGGACCACCATCGCTCCCACCCGCTGCCCACGTCACCCCTACCAACGCCCCCACCTAGCCACTGTCGTCACCCCCCAAAATACCCCTGAAACTCATCGCCCTTGCCCCTGCAGCCGCTCACACCCATCGTCGCCCCCACCCGGCCACAGCGCAGCTCGCCTCGCCGTCCCCATCGCCCCTGCCAACGCCACTTCCtggtatatgtgtatgtattttgtgtgtgtttacatacatatatttctgtgtatgtatatatgtacgcTAGAAACGATGGTGTTCGCTGCTCATTtttgtgtgtatacatatatattgtgtgttTGCTGctcatttatgtatattaaatgtATGTACGTTGTATGCATGCTTGCTGGAATTAAATCTTAATGTTTGCTAAAATACTGTATCCCGTTAAATTTGGTTTAAGATATACGTATAtttaatgtatgtatgtaaatgtAAGcttatatagaaagaaaaatgaaatgtatgtatgCAGCGTTTGAGATTTATTcttaaatgaaatgtatgtatatgtaatcttaagattaaaatacaaatgaaatgaaatgaaatgtatgtagaCAGCCACGTTAggaaaatatacataaatcttaaatGAAATGTATGAAATGTAATcttaaatgaaatgtatgtagaCAGCATGTTcaaatgtatgtatgtatgtaaatgtatatgtatatgtatgtaaatgTACGCTTATAAGAACTATATACATCTTAAATGTACATACATCTCAAATGTATGCTTTTGGTTTAAGATGTTTTGTACGTTGTTCTTTGTTTGCTAGAATATAGAAGTAATCTAATGtttgttgttctttgttttttctatgcatgtatgtatgtacaccAGAAGCAATCTTAAATGGTTTTCGTTTCTGTGCATAAATGAGcatttatgttatatatatgcaagATCTTAATCATTTGGAATAATATAAATGagcattttgttatatatatgcaagATCTTAAATGAGCATTTATGTATATCAATAgttgttaattaaatgtatgtatattaagATTAAATGAGTAGCAAATACGATGTAATTAAATGTGCCTTTGTTAGACACGTGCCTTTTTGTCTAAAGGCGcacacaaagagagagagagagagaaagtgtgccTGGCGGTGCATTGGCGGGCAATGGCAATGGgtgtgtgtttatattatgtgtgtgtgtctgtgttcATGTGGCagtatgtgtgtgtttatattatgtatatatgtgtgtgtgttctttGTGTAtatagtgtgtgtatatattatgtatatgtgtgtgttctgtgtgaCGGTCAAAATgggtgagagagaaagagtgtgtGGCAGTGGGTGTGTGTTTATGTAACAGTGTGTGCGtgtttatattatgtatatgtgtgtgtatatttatgtatttcgtGTATTCTGTAGTCCCAAAATGGATTGTGTATTCTGTATATTTGTTTTGTACGTGTAGACATTgtatattagattaattaaattttgtgtgtAAGTTCATAAACTATGGGGGAAATGATATTCGAACGGACCCAGTGTTTGAACTATGGGGGaaattttgtgtgtatatatataattgaactgAACAAATTTGGAGCACAAAATTGGGTTTTAGGAACTAGGTTTTTGACTATGGCTTGATTAAGCAAGCAGTCGTGTTGATGGTAAGTATGAGGTTGGTTGATAGGATGAGCAAAagatgtttgataaaatgcttACATGAACTTCTATGGGTTTATTTTGTAATGGTAAATAGTTCGAAATACGTAGAACAATGGTTATTATTGTTATGATGTTTTGTGGTAATCAGCATGCATATGacatggtttggttatgattataaaatatataagttttataGACATGTTGATATATTTGtggtatcatatttttaaaagatattctgtcaaaaaattgaaaatttcttatattgatttcaatttacattttcGAAGGATACTCTCTCATTACAtggtttttgaattttgaattaagcaaattttttagtgaccaaaaatataattcaatacCTCTTGCTTAGTTTTTGTTCATTCATTGAGATAGCAATTGATTTATAAATAGTTTAtgtcattttgttttgtgattaaAGTAGTATGTGATTGAAAACTtttatgggtttattttgtTTGTCACTTTTACAAGTCTTGATATAGTTGTTTGTGTAGAAAAAATGGTGTTATGGTAATTAGTACATAGTTGGAT
This window of the Diospyros lotus cultivar Yz01 chromosome 5, ASM1463336v1, whole genome shotgun sequence genome carries:
- the LOC127802228 gene encoding uncharacterized protein LOC127802228, whose translation is MRRALDQYKLLDRFLQGPLGHFLKMSLSLHLTAPQLIYHVLLREVTFLGVRHDEMWFEISGTPYRYGMQEFILISGLRFGAIDRESLELKPIEPESLHARLFSQHKKWVTGDDIELLISTREDMVSEDALKLIYITVVDMFLLGQDERGHVDDFLWTMAEDLHAFKTFPWGTYVYSKSQHYIRLARKERKLTSKGGKKINLYGFVWEFKITEMLKQTLDMLRRIDGEMSQASIVRFWEQEYEGNMRVFASSIVSVLEEWTGFIDGHTNGSLPWWTVDYICLKDRRVVIYDSNAMNEENRRSRAESIQPLVSLLPILLKKAAYYEHVTATATLDRDWEVENTDPQKLPQQPDGASCGCYVIKYVEDILRHNEDHWQMHPTVDVRTLWRQIGIFLYRHSTCY